From a region of the Teredinibacter turnerae genome:
- a CDS encoding outer membrane beta-barrel protein has product MFNRKAICKKMACVAGASVISAAALTAPSVYADDTGFFIQGAYGGYKTHGDDFDDQNTLYELSAGYRFLPFLGVELGYTDLGEFGGDLVSAEVDGYSASVVGYLPFTESFNAFVELGQFYGDVDVQALDFQDKTESETPFYGIGVSFRVTEPLWITAEYDRYDVEYEDGGWPDDIVGGGDSTDVDTLKVGARYYF; this is encoded by the coding sequence ATGTTTAACCGTAAAGCTATCTGCAAAAAAATGGCCTGTGTAGCTGGAGCATCCGTTATTTCGGCTGCAGCGTTGACTGCGCCGTCCGTATACGCTGACGATACCGGATTCTTTATTCAGGGTGCCTACGGTGGCTATAAAACGCATGGGGATGACTTTGACGATCAAAACACCTTATATGAGCTGAGCGCGGGATACCGTTTTTTACCGTTTCTGGGCGTGGAGCTCGGGTATACAGATCTTGGCGAGTTCGGCGGTGATCTTGTGTCAGCCGAAGTGGACGGTTATTCAGCGAGTGTCGTTGGTTATCTGCCATTTACAGAATCGTTTAACGCATTTGTTGAATTGGGCCAATTCTACGGTGATGTTGATGTGCAGGCCCTGGATTTCCAGGATAAGACCGAGAGCGAAACACCTTTTTACGGTATTGGGGTGAGCTTCCGCGTGACTGAGCCTCTGTGGATTACCGCAGAATATGATCGGTACGATGTGGAATATGAAGATGGTGGTTGGCCTGATGACATCGTCGGCGGAGGCGATAGCACCGATGTAGACACCCTCAAGGTTGGGGCACGCTATTATTTCTAG
- the rep gene encoding DNA helicase Rep translates to MNRLNPRQKEAVMYIDGPCLVLAGAGSGKTSVITQKIAYLIQQCDMPARHIAAVTFTNKAAREMKERVGKLVKGKAAHGLTVSTFHNLGLNIIRRELKHLGYKSGFSIFDSEDAKALLKEIMLKNGDIDTDLVDTVQHQISNWKSGLIEPAQAAELAQSAGEQAWARVYERYNKALHAYNAVDFDDLIRLPSLLFASNDDVLQRWRQKIRYLLVDEYQDTNSSQYQMVKQLIGHRGALTVVGDDDQSIYAWRGARPENLSLLKQDFPSLQVIKLEQNYRSTARILKVANTLIANNPHEFDKTLWSDLGMGEPLRLIRCSNEEAEAERVATEILTQRLRRQCKFRDFAVLYRGNHQARLIELKLQHHQIPYNMSGGTSFFSRAEIKDIMAYLRLLVNPDDDNAFLRVINTPRRQIGTGTLEALGRYATEREVSLLTACDELGLQAVIPKKGLENLREFCTWLERVRSNCHTNEPIAAIREMINDINYEGWLHQNASSPKVAEKRMENIWTLVDSIRGTLEKISEDEMTGEERINTAVSRLLLQDLLDRQEEEDLTDRVQLLTLHASKGLEFPHVYLIGMEEELLPHRNSIEENNIEEERRLTYVGITRAKKTLTMTLAATRKQFGEKQATDPSRFLEELPEEDVEREGFSPATKEENEKKGAQAMASIKGMFDL, encoded by the coding sequence GTGAACCGACTCAACCCGCGCCAGAAAGAAGCTGTGATGTATATCGATGGGCCCTGCCTCGTACTGGCCGGTGCAGGCAGCGGAAAGACCAGCGTTATCACCCAGAAGATTGCCTACCTTATCCAGCAGTGCGACATGCCTGCGCGGCACATTGCTGCCGTCACCTTCACCAACAAGGCCGCGCGCGAAATGAAAGAAAGGGTGGGCAAGCTGGTGAAAGGCAAGGCCGCCCACGGTTTAACCGTCTCGACCTTCCACAACCTGGGGTTGAACATCATTCGGCGCGAGCTCAAGCACCTTGGTTACAAGTCAGGCTTTTCCATTTTCGATTCTGAGGATGCCAAGGCGCTGCTCAAGGAAATCATGCTGAAAAACGGCGATATCGATACCGACCTTGTCGATACCGTTCAGCATCAGATTTCCAACTGGAAAAGCGGGCTGATCGAGCCCGCACAAGCGGCCGAGCTGGCACAAAGCGCAGGTGAACAAGCCTGGGCCCGTGTTTATGAGCGATACAACAAGGCATTACATGCCTACAACGCAGTGGATTTTGACGATTTGATTCGTCTGCCCTCACTACTCTTTGCCAGCAATGACGACGTGTTGCAGCGGTGGCGGCAGAAAATTCGCTATTTGCTCGTCGATGAGTACCAGGACACCAATTCCAGCCAGTACCAAATGGTAAAACAGTTAATAGGTCACCGGGGGGCGCTGACAGTAGTGGGCGACGACGATCAGTCGATCTACGCCTGGCGGGGTGCCAGACCGGAGAACCTGAGCCTGTTAAAGCAGGATTTCCCCTCGCTGCAGGTCATCAAGCTCGAGCAAAACTACCGCTCCACTGCACGCATCCTCAAAGTCGCCAATACCTTAATCGCCAACAACCCGCATGAGTTCGATAAAACACTGTGGAGTGACCTGGGCATGGGAGAGCCGCTCCGCCTGATTCGATGCAGTAACGAGGAGGCCGAGGCAGAGCGGGTGGCGACAGAGATACTGACCCAGCGCCTGCGCCGCCAATGCAAATTCCGCGACTTTGCCGTACTTTACCGGGGCAACCACCAGGCTCGCTTAATCGAACTAAAATTGCAGCACCACCAGATTCCCTACAACATGAGTGGCGGCACCAGCTTTTTCTCACGCGCGGAAATTAAAGACATCATGGCATACTTGCGCCTGCTGGTTAACCCAGACGACGACAACGCGTTTTTACGGGTAATCAACACCCCGCGCCGCCAAATCGGTACCGGCACGCTCGAAGCACTCGGTCGCTACGCCACGGAACGCGAAGTCAGCCTGTTAACCGCGTGTGACGAATTGGGATTACAGGCTGTTATCCCCAAAAAAGGGCTGGAGAATCTGCGTGAGTTCTGTACCTGGCTCGAGCGCGTGCGCAGCAACTGCCACACCAATGAGCCAATCGCGGCCATCCGCGAGATGATCAACGACATCAACTACGAGGGTTGGCTGCACCAGAACGCCAGTTCACCCAAAGTCGCCGAAAAACGGATGGAAAATATCTGGACTCTGGTGGATTCCATCCGGGGCACCCTGGAGAAAATCAGCGAAGACGAGATGACTGGCGAAGAACGGATCAACACCGCTGTGTCCCGCCTGCTGTTGCAGGATTTGCTCGACCGCCAGGAAGAGGAGGATCTGACCGACCGCGTGCAACTCCTAACATTGCACGCATCCAAAGGGCTGGAGTTTCCACACGTTTACTTAATTGGTATGGAGGAAGAGCTGCTCCCCCATCGCAACAGTATTGAAGAAAATAATATCGAGGAAGAGCGCCGTCTCACTTATGTTGGAATTACCCGCGCGAAAAAAACCCTGACCATGACATTGGCCGCAACCCGAAAGCAGTTTGGCGAAAAGCAAGCCACAGATCCGAGTCGTTTTTTGGAAGAGCTGCCAGAGGAGGATGTGGAGCGGGAAGGGTTTTCGCCAGCCACCAAAGAAGAAAACGAAAAGAAAGGCGCACAGGCCATGGCCTCTATCAAAGGCATGTTTGATTTGTGA
- the clsB gene encoding cardiolipin synthase ClsB: MFAYKGDKKSRGGNTLTLLKDGEEFYAQLLRRIRRARREVFLETFILADDRIGNLLRRALLAAVRRGVWVSVTADSYGTFFLKDEYIYELSRAGVIFQIYDPQPKLFNSRPKVIRRLHRKLAVIDNTYAFVGGINLCDDHLTHHNANGKRDFAVEIVGPVVQDVRRLCASYVREVAPDRKAVFDDTQVTPPPAHYQVHKNAEVAFISRDNRRNRSEIEKAYLAAIHRAKKSVTIANAYFFPGYRMIRAMRKATARGVRVRLILQGNPDIPMALRAAQCLYDTLIRHNIEVYEYTERPLHAKIATIDDNWSSIGSSNLDPWSLSLNLEANIFVEQPEFNTQLREEMEMLIEQSRRVEYETLQKLDWVAQMRNTLLYHFLRRLPGLVTRIPNPHPRVEQLRRIFTTKAGESRNKHLAREYPESKNARQVIVERRSQTLGEV; encoded by the coding sequence ATGTTTGCATATAAAGGGGACAAAAAGTCGCGAGGTGGCAATACGCTAACTCTGCTAAAAGATGGCGAAGAGTTTTATGCTCAGTTGCTGCGTCGCATTCGGCGCGCGCGGCGGGAAGTCTTTTTGGAAACCTTTATATTGGCAGACGACAGAATAGGCAACCTGTTGCGTCGGGCATTACTTGCCGCTGTAAGACGGGGTGTCTGGGTGAGTGTCACCGCCGATAGCTACGGCACATTCTTCCTAAAAGATGAATATATCTACGAATTAAGTCGAGCGGGTGTTATTTTTCAAATTTACGATCCACAACCAAAATTATTTAACAGCCGTCCAAAAGTCATTCGCCGGCTCCACCGTAAACTTGCGGTGATAGATAACACGTATGCATTCGTGGGCGGCATTAATCTTTGCGACGATCACCTGACACACCACAATGCTAACGGCAAACGTGATTTTGCAGTGGAAATTGTCGGGCCGGTAGTGCAGGACGTAAGGCGTTTGTGCGCGAGCTATGTAAGGGAGGTTGCACCGGATCGCAAAGCCGTGTTTGACGATACCCAGGTAACGCCACCTCCCGCCCACTACCAGGTGCACAAGAATGCTGAAGTAGCGTTTATCAGCCGTGATAATCGCCGCAATCGATCAGAAATTGAGAAGGCCTATTTGGCCGCGATTCACCGCGCTAAAAAAAGCGTGACTATCGCTAACGCCTATTTTTTTCCGGGTTATCGGATGATACGTGCGATGCGCAAGGCCACTGCGCGTGGGGTACGTGTGCGTTTGATTCTCCAGGGCAACCCCGACATTCCAATGGCGCTGCGCGCGGCACAATGCCTGTACGACACACTGATACGTCACAACATAGAGGTATACGAGTATACCGAGCGCCCACTACACGCGAAAATTGCCACCATTGACGACAACTGGTCGTCCATTGGCTCGAGTAACCTGGACCCTTGGAGCTTGTCATTAAATCTTGAGGCAAATATTTTCGTAGAGCAGCCCGAGTTTAATACCCAGCTACGAGAAGAAATGGAAATGCTGATAGAGCAATCTCGTCGCGTGGAATACGAAACGCTACAAAAACTGGATTGGGTCGCGCAAATGAGAAATACATTGCTCTATCATTTTTTACGGCGCCTGCCTGGGCTGGTTACACGTATTCCGAATCCTCATCCGCGGGTGGAACAGTTGCGTCGCATCTTTACCACCAAGGCAGGCGAGTCGCGTAATAAACATCTAGCTCGCGAGTATCCCGAATCAAAAAATGCACGTCAGGTCATTGTCGAGCGCCGTTCGCAGACATTGGGAGAAGTGTAA
- a CDS encoding endonuclease/exonuclease/phosphatase family protein translates to MSVRKIKILTVNMHKGFNAFNRRFTLHELRDALREINPDVVFLQEVLGEHRQFATRYTDLWPEQSQYEFLADQVWSAHAYGRNAVYPHGHHGNALLSRFPIDRWHNHDISLSGIEKRGLLYCHLDLGEQKLHAICVHLSLRESHRQIQLKRLSKLVNSLPADEPVVVAGDFNDWRLKAENLLFNESRLVDAYTGHRGKPARSFPVAMPMLRLDRIYLRRNSRYEIERLHRSPWSRISDHKPLMVELDIQE, encoded by the coding sequence TTGTCAGTTAGAAAAATCAAAATCCTTACGGTGAATATGCACAAAGGGTTTAACGCATTTAATAGGCGCTTCACGCTTCACGAGTTGCGGGACGCTCTGCGAGAGATTAATCCGGATGTGGTTTTTCTCCAAGAGGTTTTGGGGGAACATCGTCAGTTTGCTACGCGCTATACGGACTTGTGGCCAGAGCAATCGCAGTATGAATTTTTAGCGGATCAAGTGTGGTCTGCACACGCATATGGTCGCAATGCGGTTTATCCACACGGGCACCACGGAAATGCATTGCTTAGCCGGTTTCCAATTGATCGCTGGCACAATCACGATATCTCGTTGAGTGGTATTGAGAAACGAGGGTTGCTGTACTGCCATTTAGATCTCGGGGAACAAAAACTCCATGCGATTTGTGTCCATTTAAGTTTGCGTGAATCGCACCGGCAGATTCAGCTGAAACGGCTGAGCAAATTGGTTAATTCGCTGCCAGCAGATGAACCCGTCGTGGTTGCTGGGGATTTTAACGATTGGCGTTTGAAGGCGGAAAATCTACTGTTTAACGAAAGTCGCCTGGTCGATGCTTATACTGGCCATCGTGGCAAGCCGGCAAGATCATTTCCGGTGGCGATGCCAATGCTGCGACTGGACAGAATTTATTTGCGGCGCAACAGTCGCTACGAGATCGAGCGGTTACATCGTTCACCCTGGTCTCGGATTTCGGACCATAAGCCACTGATGGTGGAATTAGATATTCAGGAGTGA